The proteins below are encoded in one region of Clostridia bacterium:
- a CDS encoding MFS transporter, translating into MRIRGCPKRRYAASIPLSNAYMLLFAMRFPEAFWVVYLRSRGMSFAAIGLLETVFHIASLAGEAPSGWMADRVGRKASLVLGRVLSVASASLILAADGTSHLILAFVLSALSYTCHSGAYDALVYDELKQDGRQDDFTRVMGVANALFLGGSSVAALVGGFAARRSFRLLYLFSIAVDLVALCVLCFLRERPFAQTVADGAEVGSPQHLSPIRDLRELKHILSNRSLAGLIALWAIPSVLSTTFRFYSQSYLSDALIPVAMIGAIKTAADLLAVIPSSLAYKLERWPGDWRPLWAGSGITALLVIAAGMMPDRSGLSGQAIRAGLFITVIVCSEAMYPLFSNAINLMSPSHLRATVMSAASMAFSVMMMGIFPAVGWCGDLVGLKRGFMGAGAAALSAGAAVRAYVGTRTTARREVD; encoded by the coding sequence ATGCGCATTCGAGGCTGCCCCAAACGGCGTTACGCTGCCAGCATTCCGCTCTCAAATGCATATATGCTTCTGTTCGCCATGCGTTTCCCAGAGGCGTTCTGGGTGGTGTACCTCCGCTCACGAGGAATGTCATTTGCGGCCATCGGCCTTCTGGAGACGGTCTTCCACATCGCGTCTCTCGCAGGAGAGGCGCCATCGGGCTGGATGGCGGACCGAGTCGGGCGCAAGGCGAGTCTGGTTCTTGGACGGGTCCTGTCCGTCGCAAGCGCCTCGCTCATCCTAGCGGCCGACGGGACCTCACACCTGATCCTGGCTTTCGTACTGTCCGCGCTCAGTTACACGTGCCACTCCGGCGCCTACGACGCGCTGGTGTACGATGAACTCAAGCAGGATGGAAGGCAGGACGACTTCACACGAGTGATGGGCGTGGCCAACGCGCTCTTCCTCGGAGGAAGCTCCGTGGCTGCCCTGGTAGGCGGATTCGCGGCCCGGCGCAGTTTCCGTCTTCTCTACCTGTTCTCCATCGCAGTGGACCTAGTCGCCCTGTGTGTGCTGTGCTTCCTCCGGGAGCGCCCATTCGCGCAAACCGTCGCGGATGGCGCCGAAGTCGGCTCCCCGCAGCATCTCAGCCCGATTCGGGATCTCCGTGAACTCAAGCACATTCTGAGCAATCGAAGCCTCGCAGGGCTAATAGCGCTGTGGGCCATTCCATCAGTGCTCTCTACGACCTTTCGCTTCTACAGCCAGAGTTATCTCTCCGACGCTCTCATCCCAGTTGCCATGATAGGGGCGATCAAGACAGCAGCTGACCTCCTTGCCGTCATCCCGTCTAGCCTTGCATACAAGCTGGAACGGTGGCCTGGAGACTGGCGCCCCTTGTGGGCTGGGAGCGGGATTACCGCACTCCTGGTCATCGCCGCCGGCATGATGCCGGATAGAAGTGGGCTATCGGGGCAGGCGATTCGAGCAGGCCTGTTCATCACAGTGATAGTGTGCAGCGAGGCAATGTATCCTCTCTTCAGCAATGCAATCAACCTCATGTCCCCGTCGCACCTCCGTGCGACGGTCATGTCCGCCGCAAGCATGGCCTTCAGCGTGATGATGATGGGGATATTCCCGGCCGTGGGCTGGTGCGGAGATCTGGTCGGCCTGAAACGCGGATTCATGGGGGCGGGCGCCGCCGCCTTGAGCGCTGGCGCGGCAGTGCGAGCGTACGTTGGAACTCGCACGACGGCGCGGCGTGAGGTCGACTGA
- a CDS encoding putative manganese-dependent inorganic diphosphatase → MSTGTVAGKRIYVVGHRNPDCDSVVSAIAYAHVKNEQAGDSTAIPTRIGSVNHETAFVLNEFGFEPPLFLPNAYAQVKDVIFDAPMAVRQGTTLLEVWSAMQEKRTATSCVVDEDGRLAGVVTIGDVARAELNGSIARSRYLLPVINIAQTLSGRILVEGPTQCGGNVVVGDGRFRDLVEAIAAGDLLIVGNREDVQAAALECGVSAAIITGGAMASEHILWLARDRGAAVISTPYDTFTCLRLLWQAVPIDQVMTRDALRSFGQDDLVLEVKEEMRTHPYKLYPVMDEHGRPAGLLGRNHLIDPPRKQFILVDHNERSQSIDGLEHAQVLEVIDHHRIGTIETDQPILFVNRPWGSTATIVSSVARQQSAALRPELAGLMCSAIISDTLAFKSPTSTRHDLEEAQILAGIAGIDLGSLSLRILEAKCNVDDANPDEILRSDFKEFTVSKSKVGIGQATTYGGFTDSLKGELIRVMRHLLEDAGYGLVALMLTDVVSEGSEMLWVARDLGLVERAFGVAAGTSSFFLAGVVSRKQQVVPEVMRAIREGERA, encoded by the coding sequence GTGTCAACTGGAACTGTGGCTGGAAAACGCATCTATGTGGTGGGCCATCGCAACCCCGACTGCGACTCGGTGGTCTCCGCGATTGCGTACGCCCATGTGAAGAATGAGCAGGCGGGAGATTCGACAGCCATACCGACAAGGATTGGGTCGGTGAACCACGAGACTGCATTCGTGCTCAACGAGTTTGGCTTCGAGCCGCCGCTGTTCCTTCCAAATGCGTATGCGCAGGTGAAGGACGTGATCTTTGACGCGCCTATGGCCGTGAGGCAGGGAACTACCCTGCTTGAGGTCTGGAGCGCGATGCAGGAGAAGAGGACCGCCACATCATGTGTCGTTGATGAGGATGGCAGACTCGCAGGTGTGGTCACGATTGGCGATGTGGCCAGGGCAGAGCTGAATGGATCCATAGCCAGATCTCGCTATCTGCTGCCGGTCATCAATATCGCCCAGACGCTAAGCGGGCGGATTCTGGTGGAGGGTCCGACACAGTGCGGGGGAAACGTAGTGGTTGGCGACGGCAGGTTTCGCGATCTCGTCGAGGCGATAGCCGCAGGGGATCTGCTGATCGTGGGCAACAGGGAGGATGTTCAGGCGGCGGCGCTGGAGTGTGGCGTGTCAGCAGCAATCATCACTGGTGGGGCGATGGCGTCGGAGCACATCCTCTGGCTGGCGCGGGATAGGGGAGCGGCTGTCATATCCACACCATACGATACTTTCACCTGCCTGCGCCTTCTCTGGCAGGCAGTCCCCATCGATCAGGTTATGACGCGCGATGCCCTCAGATCTTTCGGCCAGGATGATCTGGTCCTGGAAGTCAAGGAAGAGATGCGGACACATCCATACAAACTCTACCCGGTGATGGATGAACATGGTCGGCCTGCAGGGCTCCTTGGAAGGAATCACCTCATCGACCCGCCACGCAAACAATTCATTCTGGTGGATCACAACGAGAGGAGCCAATCGATCGATGGGCTTGAGCATGCCCAGGTGCTGGAGGTTATCGATCACCACAGGATTGGGACTATTGAGACCGACCAGCCCATCCTTTTTGTGAACCGACCTTGGGGATCCACGGCCACTATCGTGAGCAGTGTTGCGCGGCAGCAGTCGGCGGCGCTTCGCCCGGAGCTCGCCGGGCTGATGTGCTCTGCCATCATCTCCGACACCCTCGCGTTCAAATCGCCTACATCTACCCGGCATGACCTGGAAGAGGCGCAGATACTCGCTGGCATCGCGGGCATCGACTTGGGGAGCCTGTCCCTCAGGATCCTCGAGGCGAAATGCAATGTGGATGACGCGAATCCGGATGAGATTCTCCGTTCGGATTTCAAGGAATTCACCGTGAGCAAATCGAAGGTGGGAATAGGGCAGGCGACGACATACGGAGGGTTCACCGACTCGCTCAAAGGAGAGCTGATTCGGGTGATGCGCCACCTGCTGGAGGACGCCGGTTATGGCCTTGTAGCCTTGATGCTTACCGATGTGGTGAGTGAGGGCTCAGAGATGCTATGGGTTGCCAGGGATCTAGGACTGGTGGAGCGGGCCTTCGGTGTTGCGGCGGGGACATCCTCGTTCTTCCTCGCCGGGGTTGTCTCCCGCAAGCAGCAGGTCGTCCCGGAGGTCATGCGCGCGATCCGCGAGGGGGAGCGAGCGTAG
- a CDS encoding iron-containing alcohol dehydrogenase — protein MPRGTRDPSATELQARASELVAQARGDRYSFGPRVNSSAGAQVAAEGQRALVIASQSRWNAPTLRSALGSLRSSRVIIAGGQVFRGARPGTPSEDVSRIASLIRGLRPDCIVAIGGGSIIDGAKAANIQAVGDQRMKQQSNAGLPSEGRPPIPLVAIQTAAGSASHLTNLAWVANTNGRSVRLISGSAVTPVRAVFDSTVTRTAPRGVVLDGAFYGVFRGIHAALCASDDHSAEALDGAGLVIELTLQNLPRVLADQEGDEAREAMAIATDLAGLLAISKHEGLPAAQAIWLALAQIPGHMRASAIIAPYLVGAFVNRAERRVRAIGEIYQRAGYIQKDMDGLSGRKLGAAVAGGMLRFMIGSGYPTSLPSVPGFSWLGIAGAMEAVTGWLQRSDDEALYADAGTARPRVGPWSASNTSARPWRSNAERAEILSAVQATFAAAMSGDVGVLTS, from the coding sequence ATGCCAAGAGGAACGCGTGATCCATCAGCCACAGAACTCCAAGCGCGTGCAAGCGAACTAGTTGCTCAGGCTCGAGGAGATCGCTACTCCTTCGGCCCGCGCGTGAACAGCTCAGCAGGAGCACAGGTCGCAGCGGAAGGGCAGCGCGCGCTCGTGATCGCAAGCCAATCCCGCTGGAACGCGCCGACACTACGGTCAGCCCTCGGATCACTACGCAGTAGTCGGGTGATTATCGCCGGAGGGCAGGTATTCAGAGGCGCACGACCGGGAACACCGAGTGAGGACGTATCGCGGATTGCGTCGCTCATACGTGGGCTGAGGCCGGATTGCATTGTGGCGATCGGAGGCGGAAGCATAATCGACGGCGCGAAGGCCGCAAACATCCAAGCCGTCGGGGACCAGCGAATGAAGCAGCAGTCGAATGCAGGCTTACCGTCAGAGGGGCGACCGCCCATTCCCCTGGTGGCGATCCAGACAGCCGCAGGCTCGGCATCGCACCTGACGAACCTCGCCTGGGTGGCGAATACCAACGGCCGTTCTGTTCGACTCATCTCCGGCAGTGCGGTCACACCTGTGCGGGCTGTGTTCGATTCCACGGTGACCCGGACTGCGCCAAGAGGCGTCGTGCTGGACGGAGCTTTCTACGGAGTGTTCCGAGGCATACATGCGGCCCTATGCGCAAGTGATGATCACTCAGCGGAAGCGCTGGACGGAGCTGGTCTCGTGATCGAGCTTACCCTCCAGAACCTCCCCAGAGTTCTCGCAGACCAAGAGGGCGATGAGGCCAGGGAGGCCATGGCGATTGCGACTGACCTGGCTGGGCTTCTGGCCATCTCCAAACACGAGGGGCTGCCTGCCGCACAGGCAATATGGCTCGCCCTCGCGCAGATCCCAGGGCACATGCGGGCATCTGCCATCATCGCTCCATACCTCGTTGGCGCATTCGTCAACAGGGCAGAGCGCAGAGTGCGTGCCATAGGCGAAATCTACCAGCGCGCGGGCTACATCCAGAAGGACATGGACGGCCTGAGCGGCCGCAAACTCGGCGCGGCCGTGGCAGGAGGCATGCTCAGGTTCATGATAGGATCGGGCTATCCGACCTCCCTTCCCAGCGTGCCCGGGTTCAGCTGGCTGGGCATCGCCGGAGCTATGGAGGCCGTAACGGGCTGGCTGCAGAGATCGGATGACGAAGCCTTGTATGCGGACGCTGGAACCGCCCGGCCTCGCGTCGGGCCTTGGAGCGCCTCCAACACCTCCGCGAGGCCATGGCGCAGCAACGCAGAGAGGGCTGAGATTCTGAGCGCCGTTCAAGCCACGTTTGCAGCCGCGATGTCTGGGGACGTGGGGGTTCTCACTTCATAG